A section of the Leptospira kobayashii genome encodes:
- the aspS gene encoding aspartate--tRNA ligase, with amino-acid sequence MKTWIQEEYKNRISAESVNDSQVGKQLFFAGWAFRFRDQGGVIFIDLRDRSGIIQIVARKELLGEAFSAAEKVRSEYVIAVSGKLSLRDADSVNPKMKTGKYEIIVEKLEILNASKTPPFALDEFDPSGEEVRLKYRYLDMRREELKDRLILRHKLTFALREYLDSKSFLEIETPILNKSTPEGARDFLVPSRLNQGQFYALPQSPQLFKQILMVGGMERYFQIVKCFRDEDLRADRQPEFTQLDMEFAFVSEDDIRREIEEMWKFSLKKVFGLEITTPFATMPYHVAMDEYGSDKPDIRFGMKLVNVSEIVKTCDFQVFSGAISSGGVVKAICVPGGSVISRKEIEDLTAWLSRDFRAKGLAYMKHGSAGLESTITKRFTPEALEAIAKAVGSKEGDMVFFGADSTKIVNASLGALRLKLSDKYDPPKSEYSFHWVVDFPMFEVDETTKSWTFLHHPFTSPKEEDWDLLRDWKAGKSVDLSKISAKAYDLVLNGTEIGGGSIRIHNAEIQSLVLEAIGIDKESANEKFGFLLEALTFGAPPHGGIAFGVDRIMMILTKGQSIRDVIAFPKTQKGTCMMSEAPGFVEAKQLEELKLRVVTI; translated from the coding sequence TTGAAAACCTGGATACAAGAAGAGTATAAAAATAGAATTTCTGCGGAATCTGTAAATGATTCTCAAGTCGGCAAACAGTTGTTTTTTGCCGGTTGGGCGTTTCGTTTTAGAGACCAAGGTGGGGTCATATTTATTGATTTGAGAGATAGATCAGGTATCATTCAAATTGTTGCCCGTAAGGAACTTCTCGGTGAGGCATTTTCGGCCGCAGAAAAAGTCCGTTCGGAATATGTGATCGCGGTTTCGGGTAAACTTTCGCTTCGAGATGCGGACTCGGTCAACCCTAAGATGAAAACCGGAAAGTATGAAATCATAGTGGAAAAACTGGAAATTTTAAACGCATCCAAAACTCCTCCTTTTGCTCTCGATGAATTCGATCCGAGCGGGGAAGAAGTCCGATTGAAATACCGTTACTTGGATATGAGAAGGGAAGAATTGAAAGATCGCCTGATTCTTCGCCACAAACTAACATTTGCTTTGCGAGAGTATCTCGACAGCAAATCCTTTTTGGAAATCGAAACTCCTATTTTGAACAAATCCACTCCCGAAGGAGCCAGGGATTTTTTGGTTCCTTCCCGACTCAACCAAGGGCAGTTTTATGCACTTCCTCAATCCCCTCAGTTGTTCAAACAAATCCTTATGGTCGGGGGAATGGAAAGATACTTCCAAATCGTAAAATGTTTCAGAGATGAAGACTTACGTGCGGATAGACAACCTGAATTCACTCAGCTGGATATGGAGTTTGCTTTCGTTTCGGAGGATGACATTCGTCGAGAGATAGAAGAGATGTGGAAGTTCTCTTTGAAAAAAGTATTCGGACTCGAAATTACTACTCCTTTTGCTACCATGCCTTATCATGTAGCGATGGACGAATACGGAAGCGACAAACCGGACATTCGTTTCGGAATGAAACTAGTCAATGTATCGGAAATTGTAAAAACTTGCGACTTTCAGGTGTTCAGCGGTGCCATTTCTTCGGGCGGTGTTGTGAAAGCGATCTGTGTTCCGGGAGGATCGGTTATTTCCCGTAAAGAAATCGAAGATTTGACTGCTTGGCTTTCCCGTGATTTCCGCGCCAAGGGTCTTGCTTATATGAAACATGGTTCTGCAGGTTTGGAATCAACGATTACCAAAAGGTTTACGCCGGAAGCATTGGAAGCGATTGCCAAAGCGGTGGGTTCCAAAGAAGGAGATATGGTTTTCTTCGGTGCGGATTCTACAAAAATAGTAAATGCATCTCTCGGTGCTCTTCGATTGAAACTTTCGGACAAGTACGATCCTCCTAAGTCGGAATACAGTTTTCATTGGGTGGTTGACTTTCCTATGTTCGAAGTGGATGAAACTACCAAATCCTGGACTTTTTTACACCATCCTTTTACTTCTCCGAAAGAGGAAGATTGGGATCTTTTGCGGGATTGGAAAGCCGGGAAAAGCGTTGACCTTTCTAAAATTTCCGCCAAAGCTTATGACTTAGTATTGAATGGTACCGAAATCGGTGGGGGAAGTATCCGTATTCACAACGCTGAAATTCAATCTTTAGTTTTGGAAGCGATCGGAATCGATAAAGAATCCGCAAATGAAAAATTCGGATTCCTTCTCGAAGCACTTACGTTTGGCGCTCCTCCTCATGGTGGAATTGCATTCGGGGTGGATCGTATTATGATGATTCTTACCAAAGGTCAGTCTATTCGTGACGTGATTGCTTTTCCTAAAACGCAAAAAGGAACATGTATGATGAGCGAAGCTCCCGGTTTTGTAGAAGCAAAACAATTGGAAGAGTTGAAACTCAGAGTAGTCACTATTTAA
- the dnaB gene encoding replicative DNA helicase, giving the protein MNSNPLQEIESEKNLIGYLLMRGVAGQEDMGLAPDDFYFESHRRIFDAMVDLIQEGVSLDIVTVTNHMREKHLFKDEMRDLEYITSLYKDTVPSQTLDYYIKRVKRVSDRRKYVESLTTAIDKVKSEPGENDTVFSFIEQSLMDISRQERSKGLRRVRDDANTLIDYIKTVVANSQSGGGISGLKTHYEGFDQKTTGLKTHELMILAARPGNGKTTFALNIAANVALKERKTVAIFSLEMSRLELLLKLLSAEARIDSYSIKSGTLTPTQMSQLKDAVATITTSSIYIDDSGYLTIQEFSARVRQLRTTEDIGLIIVDYLQLMSDPRAAQGGRQQEVANISRGLKQMAREVGCPVIALSQMNRSIESRSKDQRPQLSDLRESGAIEQDADIVCFIYREEMVKPPEELEPSKKGMAEIIIAKNRAGATGDFPLMFNPKISRFDNVPI; this is encoded by the coding sequence ATGAATTCTAACCCTCTCCAGGAGATAGAATCCGAGAAGAACCTAATTGGCTACCTGCTCATGCGCGGTGTCGCAGGGCAGGAAGACATGGGGCTTGCCCCCGACGACTTCTACTTCGAATCCCACAGACGAATTTTCGATGCCATGGTGGATCTGATCCAGGAAGGCGTGTCTTTAGACATTGTTACCGTAACAAATCATATGCGGGAAAAACATCTCTTCAAAGACGAGATGCGCGATTTGGAATACATCACTTCCTTATACAAAGATACCGTTCCTTCCCAGACTCTCGATTATTATATCAAACGCGTAAAAAGAGTTTCCGATCGTCGCAAGTACGTTGAATCCCTAACAACTGCTATTGATAAAGTCAAATCCGAGCCGGGGGAAAATGATACTGTATTCAGTTTCATCGAACAATCCCTTATGGATATCTCCAGGCAAGAGAGATCCAAAGGACTCAGGCGGGTCAGAGACGATGCCAATACACTCATTGATTATATCAAAACCGTTGTTGCCAATAGCCAGAGCGGCGGAGGTATCAGCGGTCTTAAAACCCATTACGAAGGTTTCGATCAAAAGACTACCGGACTCAAAACCCATGAGCTTATGATTCTTGCGGCAAGACCGGGAAACGGTAAAACAACCTTTGCTCTGAATATTGCCGCAAATGTTGCCTTGAAAGAGCGCAAAACAGTTGCTATATTTTCTTTGGAGATGAGTCGGCTGGAGCTTCTTTTGAAACTTCTCAGTGCGGAAGCAAGGATCGATTCCTATTCGATCAAGTCCGGGACTTTGACTCCTACTCAGATGAGTCAATTGAAAGATGCCGTGGCGACGATTACCACTTCCAGTATTTATATTGATGATTCCGGTTATTTGACCATTCAGGAATTTTCGGCAAGGGTGCGTCAACTTCGGACTACGGAAGACATCGGACTTATCATAGTGGATTATTTGCAGCTCATGAGTGATCCCAGAGCAGCACAAGGTGGCAGACAACAAGAGGTTGCGAATATCTCCCGGGGACTGAAGCAGATGGCGAGAGAAGTAGGCTGCCCCGTAATTGCACTTTCCCAGATGAACCGTTCCATCGAGTCCAGATCCAAAGACCAAAGACCTCAGCTTTCCGACTTACGGGAGTCAGGTGCTATTGAGCAGGATGCGGATATTGTTTGTTTTATTTACAGGGAGGAAATGGTGAAACCTCCCGAAGAACTAGAGCCTAGTAAAAAAGGTATGGCGGAAATCATCATCGCCAAAAACAGAGCAGGGGCAACCGGCGATTTCCCTCTGATGTTCAACCCAAAAATCAGCCGTTTCGATAACGTCCCAATTTAA
- the rplI gene encoding 50S ribosomal protein L9, whose product MKVILQKDVLNLGDAGDIKDVADGYARNFLLPRRLAVRANDGNTKVVVHQKRLADLKRDKRTKVMKDLGASIDGKVYEIKVKVGENDRLFGSVTAGDIALAIKKTGIEIDKRKLDLGEPLKALGEYKLKVRLAEGVTPNIQVKVIGEA is encoded by the coding sequence ATGAAAGTGATTCTACAAAAAGACGTTTTAAACTTAGGTGATGCGGGAGATATCAAAGACGTTGCAGACGGTTATGCACGTAACTTTCTTCTTCCTCGCAGACTTGCCGTGCGTGCTAACGACGGTAATACAAAAGTGGTCGTTCACCAAAAAAGATTGGCGGATTTGAAACGCGACAAGAGAACAAAGGTTATGAAAGACCTGGGTGCTTCTATCGACGGTAAAGTTTATGAAATCAAAGTAAAGGTCGGTGAAAACGATCGTTTATTCGGTTCCGTTACTGCCGGAGATATCGCTCTTGCCATCAAAAAAACCGGTATTGAAATCGATAAAAGAAAACTGGATTTAGGTGAACCTTTAAAAGCTTTGGGCGAATACAAACTGAAAGTTCGTTTGGCAGAAGGCGTAACCCCTAACATCCAAGTAAAAGTGATCGGAGAAGCTTAA
- the rpsR gene encoding 30S ribosomal protein S18, with protein MDDDEKGGFRGKDGEGKFGRKNAKYKKKVCKFCADKALLAGLDYKRVDILERFVTNRGKIIPRRITGSCAKHQRVLAREIRKSRSIGLLPFKVL; from the coding sequence ATGGATGACGACGAAAAAGGTGGTTTTCGCGGTAAAGACGGCGAAGGCAAGTTCGGACGTAAAAACGCGAAATACAAAAAGAAAGTATGTAAATTCTGTGCTGACAAAGCGTTGTTAGCCGGTCTTGACTACAAGAGAGTTGATATTTTGGAAAGATTTGTAACCAACAGAGGGAAAATCATTCCTCGTCGTATTACAGGTTCTTGCGCGAAACACCAAAGAGTTCTTGCACGTGAAATTCGTAAGTCAAGATCGATCGGTTTACTACCATTTAAGGTTCTTTAG
- a CDS encoding single-stranded DNA-binding protein, whose product MANDLNKILLIGRLTRDPEFKSINGSSVVNFSVANNRIYVSNGEKKEETHYFDCVAWGKLADILKQYAGKGKQVAIEGRLQQQSWETPEGKKASKIRIFVESAQLLGGQGGGSSSGGDRGSEFPPSQDSGMGGGDYDYAGDDDIPF is encoded by the coding sequence ATGGCTAACGATCTAAACAAGATCCTTCTAATAGGCCGCCTGACACGCGACCCCGAATTTAAATCGATTAACGGCAGTTCTGTGGTTAACTTCTCAGTCGCCAATAATCGCATTTATGTTTCCAACGGGGAGAAGAAAGAGGAAACTCATTACTTCGATTGTGTCGCATGGGGTAAGTTAGCTGACATACTCAAGCAGTATGCCGGAAAAGGAAAACAAGTTGCGATTGAAGGAAGACTTCAGCAGCAATCCTGGGAAACTCCCGAAGGAAAAAAAGCATCCAAAATCCGTATCTTCGTTGAGTCTGCTCAACTATTAGGCGGACAAGGCGGCGGTTCTTCTTCCGGCGGTGACCGAGGTAGTGAATTCCCACCATCCCAAGATTCCGGTATGGGCGGTGGTGATTATGATTATGCCGGAGACGATGACATTCCATTTTAA